Within the Plasmodium relictum strain SGS1 genome assembly, chromosome: 12 genome, the region ttaataatttattttctccCATCTTTTGATTCAATTCATTAATTATGTTAACTTTTTGGTTTTTTTTGTCGTTCATACCTAAAATAGTATCTTTTTCTAATGTATTTACTGATTCTTCTAATTTACCATTATAATAGTCACCTTCcatcatatttttttgttgttcTTCTTCtcctttttcttcttcttcttgtCCTTCATCATCTATTcctttttttgaatttttcaTATGATATGTaatactatttattttttctatattagtATATTTATTATCTGTATCAAATAATTGAtttaaaacataattttCTACATTATTAAAATCAATTGATTGAGGAAGATTCTCTATATTTTCATCAAAATTTATTGTTTCCACAACAGTAAATGTGACCCAATCATAATAAGTATCTccttttgttttttcttcaatttttCTCTCATcttcctctttttttttcgtattataattatataaactataacaataattcaaaatatcACTTTTATTATCTGAATACTTTTTTATCTTATCGATTATATCATTACTTGGAAGTAagcattttatataaatatcaatcaatttagaaaaaaaattaaagtataAATTATTAGCTCTCAAAAAATCATATtggttattatttttttctctttctataagttcatttaaaaatttatttccaTTTCTTGCCACAAATAATGCTGttgttttaattaaatcaatATCAACTGAACTGATAAATGGAGATATTATTGTGaatatatcttcttttatttcaattttttcaatttgaTTTATTGTATCTTCATCTTTTATGTCATCATTTATTGAATATataatcttatttttttcatttttattgtcttcttttataaaatcacatatttttaatatatgctCATTATTAGTTACTTTATTTAAatcttctcttttttttatctctAAAATAGCTTTAGGTATTAtctctttttcttctatacCTAAGAATAATTCATGTAATTTATactgataataaaaaaaatagggaTGACTAGAATTTATGAAATTGAactgtttttctttttctttatatattttctgtTCGAatatttttccatttttttttacaaaaacaGCTGTTTTATCTATAATAGTTTTTATACTATTTGGTGGCATTATCATTTCATTTTCTAGAAATTCTAacctttttttcataatatctTGATCATTTACATCAACATTTTCATCAAATATGCTTTCTTTAACTACTACTTTTGccattttaatatattctattttttattataaagtattctattagaattattaattattttcttttcttttcttttctttttttctttctttttttttattattaatttttatagacttcttattttaaatataaaaagccctatattttatttttaagttaatgttttttcttctattttttttttttttctttaagaattttttaattttgaagCGTTAACATTTTATCTTTAAAGATACttatactttattttttaattatttgattttcaagttttatcaaatattttcaattttttttttttttcttatgtaATTTACTCCTCTTAAATTatgataaattttctttattctttataagctatgaatattttttcatataccttatttaaaaaattacatcactctgttctttttatttttttgaaatcctttgaaaatataaaaaattttaagcttgtttaaatttaaaaaatgtgcAGATGTATGACTTAAAAGATATAAGTAGTTTGaagattttctttttttaataataggattaaaaaaaaaaaagggtcatatatatatatatatctttatacATATGGATTTCTTTAATTGgttcatttatttttctgtTTTAAATAGTGTAGCT harbors:
- the SF3A1 gene encoding splicing factor 3A subunit 1, putative; its protein translation is MAKVVVKESIFDENVDVNDQDIMKKRLEFLENEMIMPPNSIKTIIDKTAVFVKKNGKIFEQKIYKEKEKQFNFINSSHPYFFYYQYKLHELFLGIEEKEIIPKAILEIKKREDLNKVTNNEHILKICDFIKEDNKNEKNKIIYSINDDIKDEDTINQIEKIEIKEDIFTIISPFISSVDIDLIKTTALFVARNGNKFLNELIEREKNNNQYDFLRANNLYFNFFSKLIDIYIKCLLPSNDIIDKIKKYSDNKSDILNYCYSLYNYNTKKKEEDERKIEEKTKGDTYYDWVTFTVVETINFDENIENLPQSIDFNNVENYVLNQLFDTDNKYTNIEKINSITYHMKNSKKGIDDEGQEEEEKGEEEQQKNMMEGDYYNGKLEESVNTLEKDTILGMNDKKNQKVNIINELNQKMGENKLLIKEEIIDDEENEEKIIVVKNYEKSKKHKINNENMHLCPITNQPIDINDMTKHLKTLLLDPQWKEQKDKLYEKAKKEASFSPLEDIEGNLSLFVINRPDIFGSIDEEINEHTSNENKKNVKNTNTNKNEEDVYSYIHNIYNKILPGPSMAHYPQNEEKEKNTSYDYTNKKQKKS